One window of the Lysobacter sp. S4-A87 genome contains the following:
- a CDS encoding type IV pilin protein — MINVASGTGAPRRAARGFTLIELMIVVVVVAILASIAYPTYADSVRKGRRGQAKADVLELAQLAERWRTVNNTYVGFGTPAGDGTLAGSLGKSPRTGKAYYGVKIVATVDTYTLTAAPISGTGQEKDTKCGSLSLTQAGAKSATGSGPGCW, encoded by the coding sequence ATGATCAACGTTGCATCCGGCACGGGCGCCCCTCGCCGGGCCGCCCGCGGCTTTACCCTCATCGAGTTGATGATCGTGGTGGTGGTGGTGGCGATCCTCGCCTCGATCGCGTACCCGACCTACGCCGACAGCGTGCGCAAGGGTCGGCGCGGTCAGGCAAAGGCAGACGTCCTGGAGCTTGCCCAGCTGGCTGAGCGTTGGCGCACCGTCAACAACACCTACGTCGGATTCGGCACTCCGGCAGGTGATGGCACGCTGGCGGGCAGCCTTGGCAAGTCGCCGCGTACGGGCAAGGCGTATTACGGGGTCAAGATCGTGGCCACCGTCGATACGTACACGCTCACCGCCGCACCGATTTCGGGCACGGGCCAGGAGAAGGACACCAAGTGCGGTTCGCTCAGCCTGACCCAGGCCGGTGCGAAGTCCGCGACGGGCTCAGGGCCCGGTTGCTGGTAA
- a CDS encoding GspH/FimT family pseudopilin, with amino-acid sequence MDRHSRGLTLLELMVALAVLGMVLGMGVPAFRRASSAARADGVFHDLTASLAMARAIAVSRGVPVVTCPSRDGISCRQDGAWDLGWIAFQARSRQQRDAASLELVRMHDASSARKLVIQSTRPRVRFQPSGRSEGSNVSLCIYGGADGPLIGRIAVNRSGRIRSERTPNATICGNSP; translated from the coding sequence ATGGATCGGCACTCGCGGGGCCTGACCCTGCTGGAACTGATGGTCGCCCTCGCGGTGCTGGGCATGGTTCTGGGCATGGGCGTTCCCGCGTTCAGGCGCGCGTCCAGTGCGGCCCGGGCGGACGGGGTGTTCCATGATCTGACCGCATCGCTGGCGATGGCCAGAGCAATCGCGGTGAGCCGCGGCGTCCCGGTCGTGACCTGTCCAAGCCGGGACGGGATCAGCTGCAGGCAGGACGGCGCATGGGACCTGGGTTGGATCGCATTCCAGGCCCGAAGCCGCCAGCAGCGCGACGCCGCATCGCTCGAGCTGGTGCGGATGCATGATGCGTCGTCAGCGCGGAAGCTGGTCATTCAAAGCACCCGGCCCCGCGTCCGCTTCCAGCCAAGCGGTCGCAGCGAAGGCAGCAACGTCAGCTTGTGCATCTATGGCGGCGCAGATGGCCCCCTGATTGGCCGCATCGCGGTCAACCGGAGCGGCCGGATTCGATCGGAACGGACGCCAAACGCCACGATCTGCGGCAATTCGCCATGA